Proteins from a single region of Macaca fascicularis isolate 582-1 chromosome 5, T2T-MFA8v1.1:
- the LOC102128952 gene encoding transmembrane protease serine 11E translates to MYRPDVVRARKRVCWEPWVIGLVIFISLIVLAVCIGLTVHYVRYNQRKTYNYYSTLSFTTDKLYAEFGREASNNFTEMSQRLESMVKNAFYESPFREEFVKSQVIKFSQQKHGVLAHMLLICRFHSTEDPETINKIVQRVLHEKLQDAVGPPKVDPQSVNIKKINKTEIDNYLNHCCGTRRSKSLGQSLRIVGGTEVEEGEWPWQASLQWDGSHRCGATLINATWLVSAAHCFTTYKNPARWTASFGVTITPSKMKRGLRRIIVHEKYKYPSHDYDISLAELSSPVPYTNAVHRVCLPDASYEFHPGDVMFVTGFGALKNDGSSQNHLRQAQVTLIDTTTCNEPQAYNGAITPRMLCAGSLKGKRDACQGDSGGPLVSSDARDIWYLAGIVSWGDECAKPNKPGVYTRVTALRDWITSKTGI, encoded by the exons gccagatgtggtgagGGCTAGGAAAAGAGTTTGTTGGGAGCCCTGGGTTATCGGCCTCGTCATCTTCATATCCTTGATCGTCCTGGCAGTGTGCATTGGACTCACTGTTCATTATGTGAGATACA ATCAAAGGAAGACCTACAATTACTATAGCACATTGTCATTTACAACTGACAAACTATATGCTGAGTTCGGCAGAGAGGCTTCTAACAATTTTACAGAAATGAGCCAGAGACTTGAATCAATG gtgaaaaatgcattttatgaaTCTCCATTCAGGGAAGAATTTGTCAAGTCTCAGGTTATCAAGTTCAG TCAACAGAAACATGGAGTGTTGGCTCATATGCTGTTGATTTGTAGATTTCACTCTACTGAGGATCctgaaactataaataaaattgttcaaCGTGTTTTACATGAAAAGCTGCAAGATGCTGTAGGACCCCCTAAAGTAGATCCTCAGTCAGTTAATATTAAAA aaatcaacaagacagaaatagACAACTATCTGAACCATT GCTGTGGAACACGAAGAAGTAAATCTCTAGGTCAGAGTCTCAGGATCGTTGGTGGAACAGAAGTAGAAGAGGGCGAATGGCCCTGGCAAGCTAGCCTGCAGTGGGATGGGAGCCATCGCTGTGGAGCAACCTTAATTAATGCCACATGGCTTGTGAGTGCTGCTCACTGTTTTACAAC ATATAAGAACCCTGCCAGATGGACTGCTTCCTTTGGAGTAACAATAACACCTTCGAAAATGAAACGTGGTCTCCGGAGAATAATTGtccatgaaaaatacaaatacccATCACATGACTATGATATTTCACTTGCAGAGCTTTCTAGCCCTGTTCCCTACACAAATGCAGTACATAGAGTTTGTCTCCCTGATGCATCCTATGAGTTTCACCCAGGTGATGTGATGTTTGTGACAGGATTTGGAGCACTGAAAAATGATG gtagCAGTCAAAATCATCTTCGACAAGCACAGGTGACTCTCATAGACACTACAACTTGCAATGAACCTCAAGCTTACAATGGCGCCATAACTCCTAGAATGTTATGTGCTGGCtccttaaaaggaaaaagagatgCATGCCAG GGTGACTCTGGAGGACCACTGGTTAGTTCAGATGCTAGAGATATCTGGTACCTTGCTGGAATAGTGAGCTGGGGAGATGAATGTGCGAAACCCAATAAGCCTGGTGTTTATACTAGAGTTACGGCCTTACGGGACTGGATTACTTCCAAAACTGGTATCTAA